A genomic window from Silene latifolia isolate original U9 population chromosome Y, ASM4854445v1, whole genome shotgun sequence includes:
- the LOC141627347 gene encoding uncharacterized protein LOC141627347 isoform X1, whose product MQLIQSPIYNDFAACMPFTINMESFGREPCQFPLNGMAPIYQSVDNFCYTIRFGWRQLKDSLLEAEYNEHADTNANGAAFCRSAALMAGGNELAPRPAMLTSPPPRLADFGYSANMFEKVNRVDN is encoded by the exons ATGCAATTAATACAATCACCGATTTACAATGATTTCGCTGCTTGTATG CCTTTTACTATAAACATGGAGTCATTTGGAAGAGAGCCATGCCAATTTCCGCTAAATGGCATGGCCCCTATATATCAG TCAGTGGACAATTTCTGCTACACCATTAGATTTGGATGGCGACAGCTGAAGGACAGTTTATTGGAAGCTGAATATAATGAGCATGCTGATACAAATGCCAACGGAGCAGCATTTTGTCGTTCGGCTGCCCTTATG gctggaggaaatgAATTAGCACCACGGCCTGCTATGCTGACTTCTCCGCCTCCTCGACTTGCAGATTTTGGATATTCAGCCAACATGTTTGAAAAAGTCAAT AGAGTGGATAACTAG
- the LOC141627347 gene encoding uncharacterized protein LOC141627347 isoform X2: MFFLQPFTINMESFGREPCQFPLNGMAPIYQSVDNFCYTIRFGWRQLKDSLLEAEYNEHADTNANGAAFCRSAALMAGGNELAPRPAMLTSPPPRLADFGYSANMFEKVNRVDN, encoded by the exons ATGTTCTTTCTGCAGCCTTTTACTATAAACATGGAGTCATTTGGAAGAGAGCCATGCCAATTTCCGCTAAATGGCATGGCCCCTATATATCAG TCAGTGGACAATTTCTGCTACACCATTAGATTTGGATGGCGACAGCTGAAGGACAGTTTATTGGAAGCTGAATATAATGAGCATGCTGATACAAATGCCAACGGAGCAGCATTTTGTCGTTCGGCTGCCCTTATG gctggaggaaatgAATTAGCACCACGGCCTGCTATGCTGACTTCTCCGCCTCCTCGACTTGCAGATTTTGGATATTCAGCCAACATGTTTGAAAAAGTCAAT AGAGTGGATAACTAG
- the LOC141627561 gene encoding uncharacterized protein LOC141627561 — MSRVMSYLVGEYQNAFVAGRHIGDNVLLAHEAIQNINKHSSGACGRFAFKADMSKAYDRIRWDFLHRTLICFGFPNGLIKLIMSVVTTVSYEVLVNANRSIYGIKLSRNAPSLSHLLFADDSIFFLQDKEEAYSKLKQILAYFCSASGQIMNESKSGILFSPSTTMRSVREGLRVLHISENKGIGRYLGISTEFGSSKKEIFNALIEKVRRRISSWNAIFLSPAGRLTLISSVLSTLSNYVLSVFKIPVSVANKINSLLSHFWWAGTRLRSTIHWCSKNFISLPKSEGGLGIRNIQCMNQALFGKLAWKVLSMKDSLVSRVFYDKLICNDDLVMPGSLKSCSYQSWGCKSLSFGMELLLAHVGWKPGVNSKLRIWNCGWVSGEVPPQTTRLAFPPPDSMLCFTVKDLLTPSLCWNHELIFDLFEPEWARRICAMPICNTDVDDYVYWKLTSSGIYSVKSGYAVCLASYLRIHSSTKDESRIDASTKVFCKKRLWRLPGPQVWKILVWRILTDSLSVGAEFAKRNLINGSVCPWCGEDGMVGTLEHLFRDCFLVKCLWACSSIGISTEFSTSVRLRDLIKNWINYFYTKEDSSNTVIRFLSVLWSLWRNRNEIVFSGKSFSSEYFFASLSNTTNVALEAESRIASNVSALGAVCYDPLDTLRTEISNHFPFFLVGDKGTCAPYRVKVDASWVSSLHASAGWIVYAPNGDCYGTFAISFDAESALQAEAIGIREVLRWAVRSNLLHLDLSSDCLQLLLQLARVESLHHLVKGILLDIESDLLLFHCICFSFVPRRLNKVAHNLARAKLGL; from the exons ATGTCTAGGGTTATGAGTTATCTGGTTGGTGAGTACCAAAATGCTTTTGTTGCCGGTCGGCATATTGGGGATAACGTACTTCTTGCCCATGAAGCAATTCAGAATATTAATAAGCACTCTTCTGGGGCCTGCGGGAGATTTGCTTTTAAAGCGGATATGAGTAAGGCTTATGATCGTATTCGATGGGATTTTTTACATCGTACTCTTATTTGTTTCGGGTTTCCTAATGGTTTAATTAAGCTTATTATGAGTGTCGTCACAACGGTTTCGTATGAGGTTTTGGTTAATG CCAATAGGTCTATTTATGGTATTAAGTTATCAAGAAATGCGCCCTCTCTTTCACATTTATTATTTGCGGATGATTCTATTTTCTTTCTTCAAGATAAAGAGGAGGCTTACAGTAAGCTTAAACAGATCTTGGCTTATTTCTGTTCTGCCTCGGGTCAGATTATGAATGAGTCTAAATCTGGTATTCTTTTCAGTCCAAGCACCACGATGCGCTCCGTGCGGGAAGGTCTGAGGGTTTTACATATTTCAGAAAATAAGGGTATTGGTCGATATTTGGGTATCAGTACTGAGTTTGGTTCGTCTAAAAAGGAGATTTTCAATGCGCTAATTGAAAAGGTGCGACGTCGTATTTCGTCTTGGAATGCTATCTTTCTATCACCTGCGGGAAGGTTGACTTTGATCTCTTCTGTTTTGTCTACTTTATCGAATTATGTCCTATCGGTGtttaaaataccggtaagtgtggcTAATAAGATTAACTCCTTattgtcacatttttggtgggctgGAACGAGGTTAAGGTCTACGATCCATTGGTGTAGTAAGAACTTTATTAGTCTTCCTAAGTCGGAAGGTGGCCTTGGAATTCGAAATATTCAGTGTATGAATCAGGCGCTGTTTGGTAAGTTAGCTTGGAAAGTCCTGTCTATGAAAGACTCTTTGGTAAGTCGAGTTTTTTACGACAAGCTTATTTGCAATGACGATCTCGTGATGCCTGGGTCTTTAAAGTCTTGCTCGTATCAATCTTGGGGTTGCAAGAGTTTATCTTTTGGAATGGAGTTGCTTTTGGCACACGTGGGTTGGAAACCTGGTGTCAATTCAAAGCTGCGTATATGGAATTGTGGATGGGTTAGTGGTGAGGTACCGCCTCAAACGACGAGATTGGCATTTCCGCCGCCTGACTCTATGTTGTGTTTTACGGTTAAGGATCTCCTCACTCCTTCATTGTGCTGGAATCATGAGCTTATCTTTGATTTGTTTGAACCCGAGTGGGCTCGTCGGATTTGTGCCATGCCTATTTGTAATACTGATGTTGATGATTATGTCTACTGGAAGCTTACTTCTTCGGGGATCTATTCGGTCAAGAGCGGTTATGCGGTCTGTCTTGCTTCTTATCTACGTATTCATAGTTCGACTAAGGATGAGAGTAGAATTGATGCCTCTACTAAGGTTTTTTGTAAAAAACGATTATGGCGCTTACCAGGGCCGCAGGTTTGGAAGATTCTTGTTTGGCGAATTTTGACGGATTCACTTTCGGTGGGAGCTGAATTTGCTAAACGGAATCTCATCAATGGGTCGGTGTGTCCTTGGTGTGGTGAGGATGGTATGGTGGGGACTTTAGAGCATCTTTTTAGGGATTGTTTTTTGGTTAAGTGTCTCTGGGCATGTTCCTCGATTGGTATTTCTACTGAATTTTCTACGTCGGTTCGGCTACGTGATTTGATTAAAAATTGGATAAATTATTTCTACACAAAGGAGGATTCTTCTAATACCGTCATTCGGTTCCTTTCTGTTCTGTGGAGTCTATGGCGCAACAGGAATGAAATTGTGTTTTCAGGAAAGTCCTTTTCGTCTGAGTACTTTTTTGCATCTCTTTCGAACACGACTAATGTGGCTTTGGAAGCGGAGTCACGGATTGCTTCTAATGTCTCGGCTTTGGGGGCTGTCTGCTACGATCCGTTGGATACTTTGCGGACTGAGATTAGTAATCATTTTCCGTTCTTTTTGGTGGGAGATAAGGGGACTTGTGCTCCTTATCGAGTTAAAGTTGATGCGAGTTGGGTAAGCTCTTTACATGCTTCTGCAGGTTGGATTGTCTATGCTCCTAATGGGGATTGTTATGGGACTTTTGCCATAAGTTTTGATGCTGAATCTGCATTACAAGCTGAAGCGATCGGCATTAGGGAAGTTTTGAGATGGGCTGTTAGAAGTAATTTGCTTCACTTGGACTTATCCTCTGATTGTCTTCAACTTCTTCTTCAGCTTGCTAGAGTGGAGTCGCTGCATCACTTGGTCAAGGGGATTCTGCTTGATATTGAGTCGGACCtcttgttgtttcattgtatttgcTTTAGTTTTGTACCACGACGTCTTAATAAGGTTGCCCATAACCTAGCTCGGGCTAAATTGGGATTGTAG